In Syntrophales bacterium, the sequence CCGGGGAGAGGCGGCATCGAGGTGCTGAAAGAAATAAAAAAGATCGGATCTCACATAGCGGTCGTCATGATGACCGCCGTCATCGACGACCAGATGATGGAAACGGCACTTCAGTCAGGAGCCGATGGGTACGTGATCAAGCCCTTCGACCTGTGCACCATGGTAAACGAAGTCCGTGAAGCAATCGATCGCTATATCGCCTGAAATCACTCAGAT encodes:
- a CDS encoding response regulator, which codes for MKRLLIVDDETEIPRLLELHMAARGYDVYTAFEGTEALKKVRAVLPDVVLLDIVMPGRGGIEVLKEIKKIGSHIAVVMMTAVIDDQMMETALQSGADGYVIKPFDLCTMVNEVREAIDRYIA